From a single Lolium rigidum isolate FL_2022 chromosome 7, APGP_CSIRO_Lrig_0.1, whole genome shotgun sequence genomic region:
- the LOC124675443 gene encoding uncharacterized protein LOC124675443 yields the protein MSIACCLPVVECVYCLACTRWVWQRCLHTTGYDSETWGLASSGEFEPVPRLCRFILAVYEDDLEDPQWAPPGGYGIEPRWVVRRRTYEHTRGHAPTYLLYVDHRHSDVVLAVRGMDMAKESDYGVLLDNRIGQRRFDGGYVHNGLLNAAEWVFDAECDVLRDLLHRNPGYTLTFAGHSLGSGVVAMLALVAVQNRERLGGVERNRIRCFAMAPPRCMSLNLAVRYADVINAVILQDDFLPRTDIPLEDIIKSLFCLPCLLCGNCLIDTCIPESVMLRDPRRLYAPGRLYHIVERKPFRCGRYPPAVRTAVPVDGRFEHIVLSCNAISDHAIIWIEREAQRAIDLMLESERTMIAPENQRMDAQTTLTRDHGEEHQAALRRAATLGIADVNLPSPYGTFNENMTIEPDEGSPVLSESGRRRTVWNEWIARIFEKDESGQMVPRR from the exons ATGTCCATCGCGTGCTGCTTGCCGGTCGTCGAGTGCGTGTACTGCCTGGCATGTACACGGTGGGTGTGGCAGCGCTGCCTCCACACCACTGGCTACGACAGCGAGACCTGGGGCCTCGCGTCGTCGGGGGAGTTCGAGCCTGTGCCCCGGCTATGCCGATTCATACTCGCAGTCTACGAGGATGACCTTGAAGATCCGCAATGGGCGCCTCCGGGGGGCTATGGCATCGAGCCCCGGTGGGTGGTGCGTCGGAGGACATACGAGCACACGCGGGGTCATGCTCCGACATACCTGTTGTACGTCGACCACAGGCATTCCGACGTTGTGCTCGCCGTTCGGGGGATGGACATGGCGAAAGAGAGCGACTACGGTGTGTTGCTGGACAACAGGATCGGGCAGAGGAGGTTCGACGGCGGCTACGTGCACAATGGGCTGCTCAATGCTGCCGAGTGGGTGTTTGATGCCGAGTGTGATGTGCTGAGGGACCTGCTGCACAGGAATCCTGGCTACACGCTCACCTTCGCAGGGCATTCTCTTGGTTCCGGTGTCGTGGCCATGCTGGCACTGGTGGCAGTGCAAAATAGGGAGCGGCTGGGTGGCGTGGAGAGGAACAGGATACGGTGCTTCGCGATGGCGCCTCCCAGGTGTATGTCGCTCAATTTGGCGGTCCGTTATGCGGATGTCATTAACGCAGTTATTCTTCAG GATGATTTTCTGCCCCGCACAGACATTCCTTTGGAAGATATCATCAAGTCACTCTTCTG CTTGCCATGCCTGCTATGCGGTAATTGCCTCATAGACACATGTATACCTGAAAGTGTCATGTTGAGAGATCCAAGGCGTCTGTATGCACCGGGCCGGCTTTACCACATCGTTGAAAGGAAACCTTTCAG GTGTGGAAGATATCCGCCTGCCGTAAGAACAGCGGTTCCAGTTGATGGTAGATTTGAGCACATTGTTCTTTCTTGCAATGCAATTTCTGACCATGCTATTATCTGGATAGAAAGGGAAGCCCAAAGAGCTATAGAT TTGATGTTGGAGAGCGAGAGAACCATGATAGCGCCTGAGAATCAAAGGATGGATGCTCAAACCACCTTAACAAGGGATCACGGTGAGGAGCACCAGGCGGCCTTGAGGCGCGCTGCTACGCTAGGAATCGCGGATGTTAATCTGCCATCACCATACGGTACGTTTAATGAAAACATGACCATTGAGCCGGATGAGGGGTCTCCAGTCCTGTCTGAGAGCGGCAGACGCAGAACGGTCTGGAATGAGTGGATCGCGAGGATATTTGAGAAGGATGAATCCGGGCAAATGGTTCCACGAAGATGA